A segment of the Terribacillus aidingensis genome:
ACTTGTTCCAAGTACGCAACCCCGCTTCCACATGCCCGACAGGGATCTGATTATAGTATGCAGCCAGTGATGCTGCAAAACTAGTTGTCGTGTCCCCATGTACAAGCACGATATCCGGCTTTATCTCTTGATATAGCTCGTCCAGCCCTTCCATCACCTTTGTAGTGATATGTGCCAGGCTTTGCCGTGCTTTCATGATATTCAAGTCATAATCAGGAGTGATGTCAAATATGGTTAGTACTTGATCGAGCATTTCCCGCTGCTGTGCAGTCACCGCGACAATCGTGTCGAACTGCTCTGACCGCTTTTTCAATTCAAGAACAAGCGGTGCCATCTTGACTGCTTCAGGACGTGTCCCGAAGACAAGCATGACTCTTTTTTTACTTGGTGCCATACAAACGATCCCCAGCATCGCCAAGACCTGGTACGATATAGCCGTGTTCATCAAGTTTTTCATCCATTGCAGCTAGGTAAATATCTACATCCGGATGTTCTTTCTTGATCACTTCCACGCCTTCAGGAGCAGCAATTAAGCACATTAGACGAATCTGTTTCGCACCGCGCTTTTTCAAGGAGTGAATCGCATCATTAGCAGATCCGCCCGTTGCAAGCATCGGATCGATGACAATCAATTCACGTTCTTCAATATCAGATGGGAGTTTGATATAGTACTCCACTGGCTGCATTGTTTCCGGATCTCGGTACATACCAATATGTCCGACACGCGCAGCAGGGATCAGGCGCAGGATTCCTTCCGTCATACCAA
Coding sequences within it:
- the upp gene encoding uracil phosphoribosyltransferase, whose product is MGNVFVLDHPLIQHKLTYIRDKNTGTKEFRELVDEVAALMAFEITRDLPMEETTIQTPVVEAKTKVLAGKKIGLVPILRAGLGMTEGILRLIPAARVGHIGMYRDPETMQPVEYYIKLPSDIEERELIVIDPMLATGGSANDAIHSLKKRGAKQIRLMCLIAAPEGVEVIKKEHPDVDIYLAAMDEKLDEHGYIVPGLGDAGDRLYGTK